One Coffea eugenioides isolate CCC68of chromosome 2, Ceug_1.0, whole genome shotgun sequence genomic window, AAGGTGAGATTTATGACGAATCTCTCGTGGCAACTCGAAACAGGACTTGTGGAGGTGGAAATTGCATTGGGATTCAACGCAGCTATAAGCTGAGCCTGTAAGATTATCCTCACAGCCTGAACACACTTTTGGAGATGTATCTTTGATGTCATTTAGTTGCAGCGCATGTTGATGGCTGAAATGCTTGACCTCCTGTACTTTTGATGGATTACTGAGCAGTGAGATTCTAACCGGCTCAGATGGCTGCGGCAGTGAAGAACTTGCCTCTGGTGGTTTTATTTGGCTATTAACGACTGGAGAATTTCCAGCTGGAGCAGTCCCTGAAACCTGATGGCTCGGCACACTAGCTGGTGAGGCATTAAGATTAGGCATCGGTGAGTTATGCGGGGGAGCGTTAAAGCTAGCATTATGTTGGCTGGATTCCTGATAGGTATTAGGCATCAATGAGGTATTGGATGGAGGATTTGGGGTGGCATTATGTTGGATGGATCCAGGGTAGCCACTAGGCATCGGGGAGTTATGCAggggaggatttgagctagcaTTATGTTGGATGCTTTCATAATAGCTCCCTGTTTCAGATGATGCAGGATAACTCGAGGGAAAATTGGCATTATGGAAAGAATAGCCGGCAGTTTGATCAATTGGAGATGATGGATGAGGACTAAAATTCTGTGTTCCATACCCAACATTCGGGTAACTGTGGTAGTTAGGAGCAGGGGACAAAGTTTCTTGCAAAGGAGTCGCATTAGGCTTGAAGGCACAATGAACATGAAGGTCAAAATCACATTCAGAACAACAATAAGAAAAACCATTTCCAACAAGATTACAAGTGTTGCAGTAGAAAGAATTGGAGGGATAAGTAGGATATGGGACTAAAGTTAAAGGATGAGCGGGATGGGAAGGGTGTTTGAGAGAACGGCTTGCCTGAAAACATTGCTCGTGAAGAAAGTAACTGCACTGCCAACATGAGTAAAGACAGCCGGAGCCCGGAAATTTGCAGCCGGAGCAATGAACTTCTGTGCCTTGTGGCAATTGCTGATAGACCAGGCCATGAACATGGCTGAAGTGCTTGTACTCCATttctctatttcttttttcctgaATTTTCTCTCAGATGATGTGAATAAAGGTGAGTCTTTGATGGGAATGAATCAAGTATATAGTACAAATTTGGCCAACAATGCACAAGCAATAGCAAGGCAAGTTGGATGTTCAACGttgaatttgttttcctttttggaAATTATAAATCAAATCCGCAACTAGAGAAATTAAACATATGCCAACCTATAAGATTCTTTAATTAATTGGTGAATATATAGTTGACTGGGTCATAACACATATCCGAAGTTGATTGGTGACTTTGGACTTTGGAGATTTGGAGATTTGTATATAGCTTGTTTCCCGTGCATTTCCTGGTTCTTACATGATAATTTATATTTCTGAACTAAGCATGAATAATTTCAGtcaactacaaaaatttctACTTCTCTAGCTGTAGATTCCCGTTTCATTTCTTGACCTGCTGTCTTAAGTTTCTGCAGTCTTCTGCCTGTTTTTGACTTTGCATGTTGCTTGGAAAATTGTAAAAGCTAAAGAATCTTTTTtgtacacacaaaaaaaaaaagtttatatTTTTGCCTGATCCATGAAGAAAACTGTCGTGCTTTTCCATGCTCCAACTCCAATTATCTTTTTGCGTTCAAAATCCGTCCAGGACTCGCTGAAGTTAAGACGGAATTACCTGCGCGTTTTTTTCTAGATCTTCCACATCAAGTCAATGCCTTCCCACGTCTCCCTTTTACACCGACCGTTGGACCCACGTCTACGTCCAATCCAATTCCTCATTGTCTAGCATTTGCCCCTTCTACAGGACCAATTCTTTTGATGAACTGAAACAGTGAAAGCATTTTACTCAAAAATGGGTCATTAAAGGTATTCCGATGATTGTTAATGACACCCTATGGTGTCTAA contains:
- the LOC113759444 gene encoding mucin-1-like, whose amino-acid sequence is MEYKHFSHVHGLVYQQLPQGTEVHCSGCKFPGSGCLYSCWQCSYFLHEQCFQASRSLKHPSHPAHPLTLVPYPTYPSNSFYCNTCNLVGNGFSYCCSECDFDLHVHCAFKPNATPLQETLSPAPNYHSYPNVGYGTQNFSPHPSSPIDQTAGYSFHNANFPSSYPASSETGSYYESIQHNASSNPPLHNSPMPSGYPGSIQHNATPNPPSNTSLMPNTYQESSQHNASFNAPPHNSPMPNLNASPASVPSHQVSGTAPAGNSPVVNSQIKPPEASSSLPQPSEPVRISLLSNPSKVQEVKHFSHQHALQLNDIKDTSPKVCSGCEDNLTGSAYSCVESQCNFHLHKSCFELPREIRHKSHLDHPSHY